The Rosa rugosa chromosome 1, drRosRugo1.1, whole genome shotgun sequence genomic sequence atttctccctggcgcctctcgctacagtgatcgcgcgcgcttggccttTCGCCGCGCAATCTCCTGTTCTGACATCAGGATTGTcgctgacgaactcagttacgaactctatgctcccaaccacttcgctcgccaactcggccttgttcaattagtgccattccctctgtatgatgcttggaactataacacctcttggcgtagatttgggcctctttctgggcctccgccagcacaaagcacacTCGTACTGGTTGACCTCCCTGACTGGGCTAgagagattgactctgtggatgggactgaggaaggatacgaggcatggtgggcagaagtttctgttaactgctggaggcaacagCATGATGAGCTATTCGCAGCCAACTGCGATACCCCTACCCTGCCGACGTTGATCTACTTGCTCGCGTCCCTGAAGATGCTGCACAAGTTCCTCCTCCTGCTGCTGAGCCGGCTCCGCGATccgcgcgagccccacgtcaggcccaggctggtatcgtaatctgcgaaccccctcaagaggtaaatatcctgactcgtgttttgtcctttgttcatttgctctttccttttaattcaaaattttgctATTCCAGGGACACGCGCCATTCTCTGGCAGTCGCGCAGCCAACACTTCCCAAGCCACTGGCCAgtctgggaaacaaaaggcagtaatgacagagcctgaagacaaagaatcctcctctgatgatgatgactcgcAGACGGTAAGAACTTTTTGTTTGAGTAAATCATACTTCCTCCACGAATCAAACCTAATCTTTTGATCCCAACAGATCGCCGCCCTCTCGGCTCGGAAACGCAGTCGctctgatcctcgaactgacctatgggcagaagatgaaccaatcgctgaccgactggTAAGACACAAGCATACTCAGTACTTGTTAGCAATTTCTTTCCATTCTATGCGACCATGTAACAATCCTCATTCGCAGGTTCGCCATAGGTCCTTGAGACACactgaagaaggatcttcagctgctggtgaaggcacatctgcttcccaagccCAAGCGCCAACTATTGTGAACAACTCTCCACCTCCTGCGAGCGCTGCCAGTAATGCACAGTTGGCCTTGATCccagtgcagatcatagatgataGCTCGCCTGAGGCCGAAGATAGAGTACCGCTACCGGATGCACCCCGCAAGGAACCAAGCGATATACCTGTCCTGGAACAGATAGCGCCTGACTCAATTCCTATTCCCAGCGAAGCTAACCCAGAGGCAATGCCAGCGGTCGTTGTGCGTGAGCCCCCAGCCGAGGAGGTATTTCCTTTAACCAACTAATTCATTATTACTTCTTGGCTTAAATATTCTATTCTGACAATACCTTCTTCCAGAATCCAAATGCCTTCAACACTGAGGACGCTGTAGCTGAAGCTGTAGAGGCAGAAGCTGCTGAACCCGCTCTTAATATGGTTGGTCAGGAACTTCttccccctgccccccaagtcacTGAAGCCGGAGAATTGGGAGACCTTCCTGAACCAATGCCAGAGGCAGCACCTGTCGCTGAACCTCCTGaggcccctgtcgctgagcaaccaactccctccactctggaaaggttagctcgtgtactcgaagtgacccctcctggggtcgtagatgaagctagagaaggccttcgtcgcttcctgggccctgatatcttgattcctggtgcgcccgtgagagtcttagaatatttgagggtacttctccgcgagggagccatcactgaagatcagttccaagaggtcgatcaactgctgcaaaatctccctcaagggctcaatgagcggGCAGTCGCGAACGCGCAGGCTAGGCAGACCGAGACGCGCTATCAGAACCTCACTCAACAAACAGAGACCGTgcgcgatttcttgggtgaccaagctaacctcatcagggaactgacgctcgaaaggaaccacttgaggtcccagattcaggctcttcaagcccggttaactgacgttactaccaggcttactcatgcggagcctcagttagaacaacccctcgctgccttcgagacgctatcccaggaactggctcaagctcgcgtggcagcccagcaagccgcacaagctgctgcggatgctagttttcgtttagatgaacttttccttcgcctgacccatgcaggccgcagacttttgggcctctagaatTAAGCCCATGTTTCATATGAACAATAATATTGTTATTAACctaatatttagcccacattgcttggcccaaatacatatCAACTTAACTCCTCAAACTGTTCAgcgctttaatttgttttaatgcttttaaatctgtttgaaaagattgaaaagataatctcgaaatggagcggttacctccttggagactgccccgcctcccacgcgctttcaattatcttcatttccgagatcttagcatttaacaccaattgatacgctcattgatggcagtgagaatatcacaaccacccatcgtacggtcaaggccactgagactggcactataaatacctgcactctgGGGAGATGATATACACAAATGAATATGGGCTTCCCAGAGATAGTATCacaatctctacttctcttcctccagtttctacaatcttctcctcacgatattagccttagcctcaaattcctaggccttatggcttaacctcaatacatgggtaggtcttatggcctaacctcaggtccaaccacatgtctttggtctctggaagtcgcggtgaaatccaccggtttcatttagactgaagaacatgtggtgctcccGCCGCGGCGGAACCCGATTCTGAGGGGTCCCCTCTCTCAgattgcccgcgtggagcaggaggaagaagggcggaagaccaatatgggtcgcctgttcttgctccgtagcctacctccagggtctgactgcgtgacttatgtttttcccttggaggtagatgtggttgtgagtcgcactctccgtgaagaccatctccatcccggagggtaatccaaccaaaagggttgcgatggattatttccttcctttttctccGGTACAGACGGTAACGGCTACAACTCAGATcagaggaggcatgtgggtgaagagagggagagtatgaatgcccgagcacagccccttcgctgccacaagatccagaaactcttagtagatctgtaactttatggtttttactctaagccacttccggccttgtaaaccgcaaatgtaattattttgatttgcactttgtactgctCTTTGGCCgcagctccagtatcaaccatgatcttgctaactttggtaccgccaacgtccgccgtgatgtataaaggtctcatgtgctggaccatagcaggtgttggcctagtgaagctcatgaagaattctttaatgctggcgtcctctgtttccagacagacaatctcttctaccggtgttgtgaccgctgacgtgatctgcaggggctgtgtattacattcctcagcttctacgcattcctgagccGCGACCGGTATTACATACCGCgctgggagcacataaaccatattgcaggacgtatctaattcacctatgtcgtcctccaggttgagcttgggttcgttgacagggataaccgtgttgaactgtttagccaacCTGTCTACTAAGGATTCCTCAGTGAGGCCTTTTACCTCACACTGCTCATGCTCCTGAACCACGGGAGCTTTTTCAGGGGAAACTGATTTTGGTTCCCTAGCAAAATCTGCCTCTAGGGGAGCAACTACTACATTCTGGACttttttaggtctccactgtaaagtgtcggtagtcttatctttgccccccagtctctcgaaaactgaggatttggcttcTGGTTCATCGCGAAACACACGGCGCTTGACGTGCGGTCgcctggacggcgagctctcctttctggctGGCGGAAGTGTTCTCTCCTTGGTaattctgcaaaaaacactgggctcagAAGCCCTTAttgctgagctcgcttgctttcgcaaactgcgaggggccactaatggcttggcagcaagtgcttccatctccttctgatactgctcaggcgatttgaccaattgtgaaggtttgatcaggccctggtctaaagcctcgagcgcgcgcttggcttccccaaacctgcgctgcagttttcgctttttggaaggacttatctccactgccttccccttctccctggtgtaccacttcccttctttgatggtagcggttgaagcaggtggtatgtagggttttgtcagaatgtctttgtgcttgtttgCAACCTTCTCCTCTGTCTGCTGATCAACCGTAGCTGCCCTCAGCTTCTTAAacagattggagtcctttgTAGGTGACCCCAATTCCTCCCTTTCTCTCgggctggaaggttgatagtttcgcgatgacgaggcccacttgatgggcgggagagagccaaaacgaaatgtctgctcgacctcttcgtgtgacacttggatgccacactcttccttgcaccgcgagcataacaCTACGGGTGAGGCCtgaccaaatggtttagccttcttctgggcagggGCCTCGTTAAGCTCTCTTTCTCGTCCTTTTgtgttcaaatccagggttggtttcctctggttctgcttggcccagttcacatcgaccatgttgatcccagtatcaggaaaggggtttaggtcaacaagcgctgctgcagttactggagcctccacttgaagactaccgttattgagccatacctgaatctggtccttgagcttcacacagtcagctgtattatggttccacaagttatggaatttacaatacttctttcctttcagctgatctggtcgagggaaaggtccaaagtcggtcttcaccatcttcgcggcgatcatctcatctagaatctcgtgtgccttgttggcatcatatgtatacgccgcgaactcaggtttagtgaaggccatcgatttgagcttgacaggttccttggagattttcagttgcttcaaggctgggttctttctccctgtcagttcataagcGGCGATGTCGCTCTCATCTTCCTCCTCGTCCTCCTGAACCAAATCCTCACTATGATAGtgatagtaaggatcatacgtagccggctggtagctcagggccgctatggtacgatttttccctggtacatatgtccctctggacgcattcttcctggcatcagtttctctgaggagatgttcgaagcttcccacctctgtgatgagctctcccattgactgaatcatgcttccatgctgcttctttcgctggcgcggctctaagcctttgatcgccaacttgatcaactctttctacggcaggatcacattcagtttggccttctgaatctggaagcgctgaaggtaggCCACCGCGGACTCtgtgggctgttgggccatctgggtgagagaagccaagtctacctcaggttctgtggccccaaaagtctctcgaaagagcttttccattgcaggccaatctgccacagttcctggtcgcagtttggagaaccacctaaaggcagcccctgatagagaagtgccaaagatcctgcacttgaggatatcatcattctggtactggccgcattgtaccctgaacctggccagatgagttgccgcattctcggtatcctcccctgaaaaagtagcaaatatgatgtttttataacccctggggaagggcgcgagcattatgtgcggtgggaaaggtccctcatagaccccatccatctgggccctagggttagcctgtctgatcatctcctctacctcatctcgtctcacatattctggacccggaggaggaggaggtggtattgCCACTGTATGGCGAACAGCctgcacaggtattgcttggtttacagccgttgtcccttctcctatctgcacaacgcgggttgta encodes the following:
- the LOC133733178 gene encoding uncharacterized protein LOC133733178 codes for the protein MTEPEDKESSSDDDDSQTIAALSARKRSRSDPRTDLWAEDEPIADRLVRHRSLRHTEEGSSAAGEGTSASQAQAPTIVNNSPPPASAASNAQLALIPVQIIDDSSPEAEDRVPLPDAPRKEPSDIPVLEQIAPDSIPIPSEANPEAMPAVVVREPPAEENPNAFNTEDAVAEAVEAEAAEPALNMVGQELLPPAPQVTEAGELGDLPEPMPEAAPVAEPPEAPVAEQPTPSTLERLARVLEVTPPGVVDEAREGLRRFLGPDILIPGAPVRVLEYLRVLLREGAITEDQFQEVDQLLQNLPQGLNERAVANAQARQTETRYQNLTQQTETVRDFLDSTSFVSSPPCILRFPKIMQDLMLDDYVLPKLVSIWPYHHGKENFEARSCKTYNCNKRSYNVSQQIRENEGNYT